In Arsenicicoccus sp. oral taxon 190, the following are encoded in one genomic region:
- a CDS encoding ABC transporter ATP-binding protein: MSPATSQHLRGDQAPVLSVRDLHVRFPSEAGSVHAVRGVDLDLYPGKVLAIVGESGSGKSVTSLAVMGLLPDSARVDGSISYNGKELLGLSDKEMSRHRGSDIAMIFQDPLSSLTPVFTVGDQIIEALQAHGEIGAKAARERAIHLLELVGIPSPGTRVDSYPHEFSGGMRQRVVIAIAIANNPRVIIADEPTTALDVTIQAQILDVLKVAQQETGAAVIMITHDLGVVAGLADEVMVMYAGRPVELGPVAEVYHRPRMPYTVGLLGSIPRINRKVKTALVPIEGTPPNLLHEPTGCTFATRCPIASDECRRGEPPLEAVAPGHLAACVKKHRFGEGTDVTDIYPVPPLPQSSLDRTPRGERRTVLKVTDLKKHFPLMKGSLFKRRVGTVKAVDGLSFDVREGECLAVVGESGCGKTTTLLEIMEMSPRAEGRVEVFGRSAQDGARRADVKALRRDIQLVFQDPMGALDPRFTVFEVIAEPLQTHGMKDEDVKGRVRELMRTVGLMPDHINRFPGQFSGGQRQRIGIARALALNPKVLILDEPVSALDVSIQAGVINLLDTLKADLGISYLFVAHDLSVVRHIGDRVAVMYLGKIVEIGDVDEVFDRPTHPYTRALLSAIPIPDPDVERSRERILLTGDLPSPLDRPEGCDFATRCPVFALLPEDKRQRCRTEEPPLIPVGSADHQQACFFPEEELATTHSGASAAEAAGAIDRLSS, encoded by the coding sequence ATGAGCCCCGCAACCAGTCAGCACCTGCGTGGTGACCAGGCCCCCGTCCTCTCCGTCCGAGACCTGCACGTTCGTTTCCCGTCCGAGGCGGGGTCGGTCCATGCCGTGCGCGGGGTCGACCTGGACCTCTACCCCGGCAAGGTCCTGGCCATCGTGGGGGAGTCCGGCTCCGGCAAGTCCGTGACGTCGCTCGCCGTCATGGGCCTGCTGCCCGACTCTGCCCGCGTCGACGGGTCCATCAGCTACAACGGCAAAGAGCTGCTGGGGCTGTCGGACAAGGAGATGAGCCGCCACCGCGGCTCGGACATCGCGATGATCTTCCAGGACCCGCTGTCCTCGCTGACCCCCGTCTTCACGGTCGGCGACCAGATCATCGAGGCCCTGCAGGCCCACGGCGAGATCGGCGCGAAGGCCGCGCGGGAGCGGGCGATCCACCTCCTGGAGCTCGTGGGCATCCCCAGCCCGGGGACACGGGTGGACTCCTATCCCCACGAGTTCTCCGGCGGCATGCGCCAGCGGGTGGTCATCGCGATCGCCATCGCCAACAACCCTCGCGTGATCATCGCCGACGAGCCCACCACAGCCCTCGACGTGACGATCCAGGCTCAGATCCTCGACGTGCTCAAGGTGGCCCAGCAGGAGACCGGCGCCGCCGTCATCATGATCACCCACGACCTGGGTGTCGTGGCGGGTCTGGCCGACGAGGTCATGGTGATGTATGCCGGCCGACCCGTGGAGCTGGGACCCGTGGCCGAGGTGTACCACCGGCCCCGGATGCCCTACACCGTGGGACTGCTGGGTTCGATCCCGCGCATCAACCGGAAGGTCAAGACTGCCCTCGTCCCCATCGAAGGCACCCCGCCCAACCTGTTGCACGAACCGACCGGCTGCACCTTCGCCACCCGCTGCCCCATCGCGAGCGACGAGTGCCGGCGCGGGGAACCGCCCCTCGAGGCGGTCGCGCCCGGTCACCTCGCGGCGTGCGTCAAGAAGCATCGCTTCGGCGAGGGGACCGACGTCACCGACATCTACCCCGTCCCGCCGCTGCCCCAGTCGTCGCTGGACCGGACCCCCCGCGGCGAGCGTCGGACGGTCCTGAAGGTGACCGACCTCAAGAAGCACTTCCCGCTGATGAAGGGCTCGCTGTTCAAGCGTCGGGTCGGCACGGTCAAGGCGGTCGACGGGTTGTCCTTCGACGTCCGCGAGGGCGAGTGCCTCGCCGTCGTGGGCGAGTCCGGGTGCGGCAAGACGACCACCCTCCTCGAGATCATGGAGATGTCTCCCAGGGCGGAGGGTCGCGTCGAGGTCTTCGGTCGGTCTGCACAGGACGGCGCCCGGCGCGCCGACGTCAAGGCGCTGCGCCGCGACATACAGCTGGTCTTCCAGGACCCCATGGGGGCTCTCGACCCCCGCTTCACGGTCTTCGAGGTGATCGCCGAGCCGTTGCAGACGCATGGGATGAAGGACGAGGACGTGAAGGGAAGGGTGCGCGAGCTGATGCGCACGGTCGGCCTCATGCCCGACCACATCAACCGCTTCCCAGGGCAGTTCTCCGGTGGGCAGCGTCAGCGGATCGGCATCGCCCGCGCCCTGGCACTCAACCCCAAGGTGCTGATCCTGGACGAGCCCGTGTCGGCCCTGGACGTATCGATCCAGGCCGGTGTCATCAACCTGCTGGACACGCTCAAGGCCGACCTGGGGATCTCCTACCTCTTCGTCGCCCACGACCTGTCGGTGGTACGCCACATCGGTGACCGCGTGGCCGTCATGTACCTCGGCAAGATCGTGGAGATCGGGGACGTGGACGAGGTCTTCGACCGTCCCACCCACCCGTACACACGCGCGTTGTTGTCCGCAATCCCCATCCCGGACCCCGACGTCGAACGCTCCCGTGAGCGGATCCTGCTCACGGGCGACCTCCCCAGCCCGCTCGATCGGCCCGAAGGGTGCGACTTCGCCACCCGTTGCCCGGTCTTTGCGCTGCTGCCGGAAGACAAGCGGCAACGATGCCGCACCGAGGAGCCGCCCCTGATCCCCGTGGGGTCGGCCGATCACCAACAGGCCTGCTTCTTCCCCGAGGAGGAGCTCGCCACCACGCACTCCGGTGCGTCCGCTGCGGAGGCTGCCGGCGCCATCGACCGGCTCTCATCCTGA
- a CDS encoding ABC transporter family substrate-binding protein: MKTRKIYGALAVALTATIAVGGCSASKTTSSSSTVEKQDSSEASKLVNVNKQDRGNLDQGGTLTLSIAQMPVNWNTKNGDGNLSEISSMLQATDPMLFNYAPDGTVSNNPDFLEKMPEVKEDGGKETVTYTLNPKATWNDGSKIDASAFEATWKSQRAPMDKEGYNNITNAGYEDIEKVVKGSGDNQVVVTFKKRFYPVAEVFKSLVHPKVGNDPKVFNEGFTNDQVHNEWRANAFVIDKVDATNKTVTLVPNPKWWGEKPMLDKIIYRQMEDSAEIPAFKNNELDAVGVANKSRYQQIQGANGLDIRRGQRLADVVYNFNSKSQGLADVNVRKALWQAFDRTEWKKIRYDGLNWSEKDLGSNMYFAFQPEYQDNFPVKASPAEAQKTLEGAGYTKGADGFFAKGGQKLSVKYTSFGDDPVTTALGQLAKKQGKDAGIDVQLDIRPSAAFSEAMQKKDFGIVLMAYTPDSNTPVTSVCQLMCSTNPNNLSFAGTKELDERIAKLGEITDGKAQAKEINAIEKEWFTATYGTLPVASGPVITAYRKGISNIGPQLFQSLNMHWENVGWQKGTKKG, encoded by the coding sequence ATGAAGACTCGCAAGATCTACGGCGCACTGGCCGTCGCGCTCACCGCCACGATCGCTGTCGGGGGCTGCTCCGCGAGCAAGACGACGAGCTCCTCGTCCACGGTCGAGAAGCAGGACTCCTCGGAGGCGTCCAAGCTCGTCAACGTCAACAAGCAGGACCGTGGCAACCTGGATCAAGGTGGCACGCTGACCCTCTCGATCGCGCAGATGCCGGTCAACTGGAACACCAAGAACGGCGACGGCAACCTCAGCGAGATCAGCTCGATGCTGCAGGCGACCGACCCGATGCTCTTCAACTACGCGCCCGACGGCACGGTCAGCAACAACCCTGACTTCCTGGAGAAGATGCCCGAGGTCAAGGAGGACGGTGGGAAGGAGACCGTCACCTACACCCTCAACCCCAAGGCGACCTGGAACGACGGCTCCAAGATCGACGCCAGCGCCTTCGAGGCCACGTGGAAGTCCCAGCGCGCGCCGATGGACAAGGAGGGCTACAACAACATCACCAACGCGGGCTACGAGGACATCGAGAAGGTCGTCAAGGGCTCGGGCGACAACCAGGTGGTCGTCACCTTCAAGAAGCGCTTCTACCCGGTCGCCGAGGTCTTCAAGTCGCTCGTGCACCCCAAGGTCGGCAACGACCCGAAGGTCTTCAACGAGGGTTTCACCAACGACCAGGTGCACAACGAGTGGCGTGCCAACGCCTTCGTCATCGACAAGGTGGACGCGACCAACAAGACGGTCACCCTGGTGCCCAACCCGAAGTGGTGGGGCGAGAAGCCGATGCTCGACAAGATCATCTATCGCCAGATGGAGGACTCGGCCGAGATCCCGGCCTTCAAGAACAACGAGCTCGACGCGGTGGGGGTCGCCAACAAGTCGCGCTACCAGCAGATCCAGGGCGCGAACGGGCTCGACATCCGCCGCGGCCAGCGGCTGGCGGACGTCGTGTACAACTTCAACTCCAAGTCGCAGGGCCTGGCTGACGTCAACGTCCGCAAGGCGCTGTGGCAGGCCTTCGACCGGACCGAGTGGAAGAAGATCCGGTACGACGGGCTCAACTGGAGCGAGAAGGACCTCGGCTCCAACATGTACTTCGCCTTCCAGCCGGAGTACCAGGACAACTTCCCGGTCAAGGCGTCGCCGGCCGAGGCCCAGAAGACCCTGGAGGGCGCCGGCTACACCAAGGGCGCCGACGGATTCTTCGCCAAGGGTGGCCAGAAGCTGTCGGTGAAGTACACGTCCTTCGGCGACGACCCGGTCACGACGGCGCTCGGGCAGCTGGCCAAGAAGCAGGGCAAGGACGCGGGCATCGACGTGCAGCTCGACATCCGGCCCTCGGCCGCGTTCTCCGAGGCCATGCAGAAGAAGGACTTCGGCATCGTGCTCATGGCCTACACCCCCGACAGCAACACGCCCGTCACCTCGGTGTGCCAGCTCATGTGCTCGACCAACCCCAACAACCTGTCCTTCGCGGGCACCAAGGAGCTGGACGAGCGGATCGCCAAGCTGGGCGAGATCACGGACGGGAAGGCGCAGGCCAAGGAGATCAACGCGATCGAGAAGGAGTGGTTCACCGCCACCTACGGCACTCTGCCGGTGGCCAGCGGCCCGGTCATCACGGCCTACCGCAAGGGCATCTCCAACATCGGCCCCCAGCTCTTCCAGAGCCTCAACATGCACTGGGAGAACGTCGGCTGGCAGAAGGGCACGAAGAAGGGCTGA
- the alaS gene encoding alanine--tRNA ligase, with translation METAEIRRRWLAFFESRGHTVVPSAPLLYDDPNLLFVNAGMVPFKPYFLGQETAPYKRATSVQKCVRTGDIEEVGKTTRHGTFFQMNGNFSFGDYFKKKAIKYAWEFVTGRQEDGFLGFDPDKVWVTVLGPGFHPDYPEGDKEAYDHWISVGVPAERIQGRSLKDNYWHMGVEGPGGPCSEIYIDRGPEFGADGGPEADEDRFLEIWNLVFQTEEITDVKAKDDFRVVGPLPAKNIDTGMGLERVAFLLQGVDNLYEIDEVYPVIERAEAISGRTYGADAGDDVRFRVVADHVRSSLMLIGDGVTPGNEGRGYVLRRLLRRAVRSMRLLGVTTPALPELLPVSMEQMSKSYPELKRDFSRISQIAYAEEEAFRRTLTSGTTILDSAVSQAKSSGARVLGGDKAFQLHDTYGFPIDLTLEMAAEQGLSVDEEGFRRLMGEQRARAKADAKAKKQGHGDAHAYREVADSIGHAVEFTGYDEVRSEARVSGLIIDGEVAPAAAAGQDVELVLDRTPFYAEGGGQLADGGRIELDNGAVIEVRDVQSPIRGLIVHKATVVSGEVAPGLAAHALVDLQRRRAISRAHTATHMVHKAIREALGDTATQAGSENAPGRFRFDFNATSAVPVSVLGEVESKVNTMLLEDLEVRADVMTQEEAVASGAMALFGEKYGNEVRVISVGEWARELCGGTHAQRSGQLGVVKLLGEASIGSGVRRVEALVGSDAYDFLAREAAIVGQLTGDLKVRSEELPERVSSILGKLKDAEREIQQLRQQQALAKAGQLASQAKDVYGVSFIGHHADGLGADDLRALVLDLRGRLGADRPGVVAAATEAKGRPVVIVATNERAREWGIKAGDLVRVAAQTLGGGGGGKDDLAQGGGQDAGKIDEALTQVEWTVGARATQR, from the coding sequence ATGGAAACCGCGGAGATCCGCCGCCGCTGGCTCGCGTTCTTCGAGAGCAGGGGACACACCGTCGTCCCCAGCGCCCCGCTGCTCTACGACGACCCCAACCTGCTCTTCGTCAACGCCGGCATGGTCCCCTTCAAGCCCTACTTCCTGGGCCAGGAGACCGCCCCCTACAAGCGCGCCACCAGCGTGCAGAAGTGCGTGCGCACCGGTGACATCGAGGAGGTCGGCAAGACCACCCGTCACGGCACGTTCTTCCAGATGAACGGCAACTTCTCGTTCGGGGACTACTTCAAGAAGAAGGCCATCAAGTACGCCTGGGAGTTCGTCACCGGGCGCCAGGAGGACGGCTTCCTCGGCTTCGACCCGGACAAGGTGTGGGTCACGGTGCTCGGGCCCGGCTTCCACCCGGACTACCCCGAGGGCGACAAGGAGGCCTACGACCACTGGATCTCCGTCGGCGTGCCGGCCGAGCGCATCCAGGGCCGCAGCCTCAAGGACAACTACTGGCACATGGGCGTCGAGGGCCCGGGCGGCCCCTGCTCGGAGATCTACATCGACCGCGGCCCGGAGTTCGGCGCCGACGGCGGCCCCGAGGCCGACGAGGACCGCTTCCTGGAGATCTGGAACCTCGTCTTCCAGACCGAGGAGATCACCGACGTCAAGGCCAAGGACGACTTCCGCGTCGTCGGCCCGCTGCCGGCCAAGAACATCGACACCGGCATGGGTCTGGAGCGCGTGGCCTTCCTGCTGCAGGGCGTCGACAACCTCTACGAGATCGACGAGGTCTATCCCGTCATCGAGCGGGCCGAGGCGATCTCGGGCCGCACGTATGGCGCCGACGCCGGCGACGACGTGCGCTTCCGCGTCGTGGCCGACCACGTCCGCTCCTCGCTGATGCTCATCGGCGACGGCGTCACCCCCGGCAACGAGGGCCGTGGCTACGTCCTGCGCCGGCTGCTGCGCCGCGCGGTGCGCTCGATGCGCCTGCTCGGCGTGACCACGCCCGCCCTGCCGGAGCTGCTGCCGGTGTCGATGGAGCAGATGAGCAAGTCCTATCCCGAGCTGAAGCGCGACTTCTCGCGCATCAGCCAGATCGCGTACGCCGAGGAGGAGGCCTTCCGCCGCACCCTCACCAGCGGCACCACGATCCTGGACTCCGCCGTCTCCCAGGCGAAGTCGTCGGGTGCGCGGGTGCTGGGCGGCGACAAGGCCTTCCAGCTGCACGACACCTACGGCTTCCCGATCGACCTGACCCTGGAGATGGCGGCCGAGCAGGGCCTGTCCGTCGACGAGGAGGGCTTCCGCCGCCTCATGGGCGAGCAGCGGGCGCGGGCGAAGGCCGACGCGAAGGCCAAGAAGCAGGGCCACGGCGACGCGCACGCCTACCGCGAGGTCGCCGACTCCATCGGCCACGCCGTGGAGTTCACGGGCTACGACGAGGTCCGCTCCGAGGCGCGCGTCTCCGGCCTGATCATCGACGGGGAGGTGGCGCCCGCCGCCGCGGCCGGTCAGGACGTCGAGCTGGTGCTGGACCGCACCCCGTTCTACGCCGAGGGCGGCGGCCAGCTCGCCGACGGCGGGCGGATCGAGCTCGACAACGGCGCCGTCATCGAGGTCCGCGACGTCCAGTCGCCGATCCGCGGGCTGATCGTGCACAAGGCCACCGTCGTGTCCGGGGAGGTCGCGCCCGGCCTGGCCGCGCACGCGCTCGTGGACCTGCAGCGTCGCCGCGCGATCAGTCGCGCCCACACGGCAACCCACATGGTGCACAAGGCGATCCGCGAGGCGCTCGGTGACACCGCCACCCAGGCGGGGTCCGAGAACGCCCCCGGCCGTTTCCGGTTCGACTTCAACGCGACGTCGGCCGTGCCGGTCTCCGTCCTCGGGGAGGTCGAGTCCAAGGTCAACACCATGCTGCTCGAGGACCTCGAGGTCCGCGCGGACGTGATGACCCAGGAGGAGGCGGTCGCCTCCGGCGCGATGGCGCTCTTCGGCGAGAAGTACGGCAACGAGGTCCGCGTCATCTCCGTCGGCGAGTGGGCCCGCGAGCTCTGCGGCGGCACCCACGCCCAGCGCTCCGGCCAGCTCGGCGTCGTCAAGCTGCTGGGCGAGGCCTCCATCGGCTCCGGCGTGCGCCGCGTCGAGGCGCTCGTCGGCTCGGACGCCTACGACTTCCTCGCCCGCGAGGCCGCGATCGTCGGTCAGCTCACCGGTGACCTCAAGGTCCGCAGCGAGGAGCTCCCGGAGCGCGTCTCCTCGATCCTCGGCAAGCTCAAGGACGCCGAGCGGGAGATCCAGCAGCTGCGCCAGCAGCAGGCGCTGGCCAAGGCCGGGCAGCTCGCCTCCCAGGCCAAGGACGTGTATGGCGTCAGCTTCATCGGTCACCACGCGGACGGGCTGGGGGCCGACGACCTGCGCGCCCTCGTGCTCGACCTGCGGGGCCGCCTCGGTGCGGACCGGCCCGGCGTCGTCGCGGCGGCCACCGAGGCCAAGGGCCGGCCGGTGGTCATCGTCGCCACCAACGAGCGCGCCCGCGAGTGGGGCATCAAGGCCGGCGACCTGGTCCGCGTGGCCGCCCAGACCCTCGGCGGCGGGGGCGGCGGCAAGGACGACCTCGCCCAGGGAGGCGGCCAGGACGCGGGCAAGATCGACGAGGCCCTCACCCAGGTGGAGTGGACCGTCGGCGCCCGGGCCACCCAGCGCTGA
- the ruvX gene encoding Holliday junction resolvase RuvX produces the protein MDQHEPPVGRDDETVAPAHGGAAHGGAARGIRLGVDVGTVRVGVARSDPDGLIATPEATVAHVPGRHDDVAAVARLAAELEASVVYVGLPRTLAGLEGESARRAREFALALLGSVRSGQGRRPEVRLVDERLTTVDAARQLRDSGRRAKAQRQVIDQAAAVLILQVALDHERATGRPAGTSPDAPGDQTGQAGAGEAPRRRKPRHRGRTSPAGQPAAPAAPDQKDSSP, from the coding sequence GTGGACCAGCACGAGCCGCCCGTGGGCCGGGACGACGAGACCGTCGCCCCGGCCCACGGTGGTGCGGCCCACGGTGGTGCGGCTCGCGGCATACGGCTGGGTGTGGACGTGGGCACCGTGCGCGTGGGCGTGGCCCGCAGCGACCCGGACGGGCTGATCGCCACGCCCGAGGCCACCGTGGCCCACGTGCCCGGCCGTCACGACGACGTCGCCGCCGTCGCGCGGCTCGCCGCCGAGCTCGAGGCGTCCGTCGTCTACGTCGGGCTGCCACGCACCCTCGCGGGCCTGGAGGGCGAGTCGGCGCGTCGGGCGCGCGAGTTCGCCCTGGCTCTCCTAGGCTCGGTGCGTTCCGGCCAGGGCCGTCGACCCGAGGTCCGCCTCGTCGACGAACGGCTCACGACCGTGGACGCCGCACGACAGCTCCGCGACAGCGGGCGCCGGGCCAAGGCCCAGCGTCAGGTCATCGACCAGGCCGCCGCGGTGCTGATCCTCCAGGTGGCGCTCGACCACGAACGCGCCACCGGGAGGCCAGCCGGCACGTCGCCCGACGCGCCCGGTGACCAGACGGGACAGGCCGGCGCCGGCGAGGCCCCCAGGCGCCGCAAGCCGCGGCACCGGGGCCGCACCAGCCCGGCCGGCCAGCCCGCCGCACCGGCGGCCCCCGACCAGAAGGACAGCAGCCCGTGA
- the mltG gene encoding endolytic transglycosylase MltG — translation MSDQHLSDSIFGGQGGDDAHRRPTGGGASRPPHRRRRGPVFLLVALLVLAAALAAAGLVLKPMVESFRSGADYTAADATGKKVTVTVQEKANGTAIGEMLQQAGVIKSVKAFVAAAKDDPRSQAIQPGDYAIAQHIPAKDAVAYLADPKNRVVKRVTVPEGMRASEVYALLSKASGLPVADYQKAAKDAAALGLPASAKGNVEGYLFPSSYEFKAKSTATQQLATMVAKTKDVLTQLGVSDDKAERAIIVASIVESESRLDADRGKVARVLENRLAAPMRLQLDSTVAYATGKRVITTTDAERAQVNGYNTYTRDGLPVGPIGNPGEASIKAAVNPTPGPWLYFVTIDPATGETVFSETKAQHDQAVLRFQAWCQAHKGQC, via the coding sequence GTGAGCGACCAGCACCTGAGCGACTCGATCTTTGGGGGACAGGGGGGCGACGACGCTCACCGGCGCCCGACGGGTGGGGGCGCCTCCCGCCCACCGCACCGGCGGCGCCGCGGACCGGTCTTCCTGCTCGTCGCCCTGCTTGTGCTGGCAGCCGCGCTGGCGGCGGCCGGGCTCGTCCTCAAGCCCATGGTCGAGAGCTTCCGCAGCGGCGCGGACTACACCGCCGCCGACGCCACCGGCAAGAAGGTCACCGTCACCGTCCAGGAGAAGGCCAACGGCACCGCCATCGGCGAGATGCTGCAGCAGGCCGGCGTCATCAAGTCCGTGAAGGCCTTCGTGGCCGCCGCCAAGGACGACCCGCGCTCGCAGGCCATCCAGCCCGGGGACTACGCCATCGCCCAGCACATCCCCGCCAAGGATGCCGTCGCCTACCTGGCCGACCCCAAGAACCGCGTCGTCAAGCGGGTCACGGTGCCCGAGGGCATGCGCGCCAGTGAGGTCTACGCTCTGCTGTCCAAGGCCTCGGGGCTCCCGGTCGCCGACTACCAGAAGGCCGCCAAGGACGCCGCCGCGCTCGGCCTGCCGGCCTCCGCCAAGGGCAACGTCGAGGGCTACCTCTTCCCCTCGTCCTACGAGTTCAAGGCAAAGAGCACCGCCACGCAGCAGCTCGCCACCATGGTCGCCAAGACCAAGGACGTGCTGACCCAGCTGGGCGTCTCCGACGACAAGGCCGAGCGCGCCATCATCGTGGCCAGCATCGTCGAGTCGGAGTCGCGCCTCGACGCCGACCGCGGCAAGGTCGCGCGGGTCCTGGAGAACCGCCTCGCCGCGCCGATGCGGCTGCAGCTCGACTCCACCGTCGCCTACGCCACCGGCAAGCGCGTCATCACCACCACCGACGCCGAGCGCGCCCAGGTCAACGGCTACAACACCTACACCCGCGACGGGCTGCCCGTCGGACCGATCGGCAACCCCGGCGAGGCCTCGATCAAGGCCGCCGTCAACCCCACCCCCGGGCCCTGGCTCTACTTCGTCACCATCGACCCCGCGACCGGCGAGACGGTGTTCAGCGAGACCAAGGCCCAGCACGACCAGGCGGTGCTGCGATTCCAGGCATGGTGCCAGGCCCACAAGGGCCAGTGCTGA
- a CDS encoding shikimate dehydrogenase: MLRAAVLGSPVAHSLSPAMHRAAYAHLGLTDWRYDRRECREPELAPLLASLDETWRGLSLTMPLKEEAARLATTVDAVAQEVGGANTLVRRPDDGWDAYNTDVHGISQALRAAGITDVESVLLLGSGATARSVIAAVAQMGATLVTFATRSGTRPETLAYARSLGLVAPEADLDQVAARVPRHDLLVNTLPGTAADPVAATLADLRPLPALFEVVYEGWPTALARTFAAAGSPVASGLDMLAHQAARQVELMTGRSVPAAVLLDAARSALG; this comes from the coding sequence GTGCTGAGAGCGGCTGTCCTCGGCTCGCCGGTGGCGCACTCGCTGTCGCCGGCCATGCACCGCGCGGCCTACGCCCACCTCGGCCTGACCGACTGGCGCTACGACCGCCGCGAGTGCCGCGAGCCGGAGCTCGCACCGTTGCTGGCCTCCCTCGACGAGACCTGGCGGGGGCTGTCGCTCACGATGCCGCTCAAGGAGGAGGCCGCCCGGCTGGCCACCACCGTCGACGCGGTGGCGCAGGAGGTCGGCGGCGCCAACACCCTCGTGCGACGCCCGGACGACGGGTGGGACGCCTACAACACCGACGTGCACGGCATCTCGCAGGCCCTGCGGGCGGCGGGCATCACGGACGTCGAGAGCGTGCTGCTGCTCGGCTCGGGGGCGACGGCACGGTCGGTGATCGCCGCCGTGGCCCAGATGGGGGCCACGCTCGTGACCTTCGCGACGCGTTCGGGGACGCGCCCGGAGACGCTGGCCTACGCCCGCTCCCTGGGGCTGGTCGCTCCCGAGGCGGACCTGGACCAGGTCGCCGCCCGCGTGCCCCGGCACGACCTCCTCGTCAACACCCTGCCCGGCACGGCCGCGGACCCTGTCGCGGCGACGTTGGCCGACCTGCGGCCGCTTCCCGCACTCTTCGAGGTGGTCTACGAAGGGTGGCCGACCGCGCTCGCCCGTACCTTCGCCGCCGCGGGGTCCCCCGTGGCCTCCGGCCTCGACATGCTCGCGCACCAGGCCGCCCGGCAGGTCGAGCTCATGACCGGCCGTAGCGTGCCCGCCGCGGTGCTGCTGGACGCCGCACGCAGCGCCCTCGGCTGA
- the aroC gene encoding chorismate synthase, whose amino-acid sequence MLRWLTAGESHGPALAATIEGLPAGVRVTSADIADALARRRLGHGRGARQKFEQDVVTIVGGLRHGETLGSPVALTIGNSEWPKWQTVMSPDPVTEQDYAASDDVNAPKEIARNKPLTRPRPGHADLVGMQKYAFEDARPVLERASARETAARVALGAIAAALLEQAYGIRLVSHTVAIGQAGVADDAPVPGPDDVAALDADPVRAFDPAGSAAMVAEIDAAHKDGDTLGGVVEVVAVGLPPGLGSHVHWDRRLDARLAAALMGIQAIKGVEVGDGFRTARRRGSAAHDELERDEQGRIGRRTNRAGGTEGGMSNGDTLRVRAAMKPISTVPRALDTVDVTNPDAQATAIHQRSDVCAVPAAGVVAEAMVALVLAEACLEKFGGDSVAETSRNLRGYLDAIPDAMRS is encoded by the coding sequence ATGCTGCGTTGGTTGACTGCCGGTGAGTCCCACGGCCCCGCCCTGGCGGCCACGATCGAGGGTCTCCCCGCGGGTGTCCGGGTGACGAGCGCCGACATCGCGGACGCCCTGGCGCGCCGCCGGCTCGGTCACGGCCGCGGCGCCCGGCAGAAGTTCGAGCAGGACGTCGTCACGATCGTCGGCGGGCTGCGCCACGGCGAGACCCTCGGCAGCCCCGTGGCCCTCACCATCGGCAACTCCGAGTGGCCCAAGTGGCAGACCGTCATGAGTCCGGACCCCGTGACCGAGCAGGACTACGCGGCCAGCGACGACGTCAACGCGCCCAAGGAGATCGCCCGCAACAAGCCGCTCACCCGGCCCCGCCCCGGCCACGCCGACCTGGTCGGCATGCAGAAGTACGCCTTCGAGGACGCCCGGCCCGTGCTCGAGCGGGCCAGCGCCCGCGAGACGGCGGCCCGCGTGGCCCTCGGCGCGATCGCCGCCGCGCTGCTGGAGCAGGCCTACGGCATACGGCTCGTGTCCCACACCGTCGCGATCGGGCAGGCCGGGGTGGCCGACGACGCACCGGTCCCCGGCCCCGACGACGTCGCCGCGCTCGACGCCGACCCGGTCCGCGCCTTCGACCCGGCGGGGAGCGCCGCGATGGTCGCGGAGATCGACGCGGCCCACAAGGACGGCGACACCCTCGGCGGCGTCGTCGAGGTCGTCGCCGTCGGCCTGCCGCCCGGCCTCGGGTCGCACGTCCACTGGGACCGGCGCCTCGACGCGCGGCTCGCCGCAGCCCTGATGGGGATCCAGGCGATCAAGGGGGTCGAGGTCGGCGACGGCTTCCGCACCGCCCGCCGCCGCGGCAGCGCCGCCCACGACGAGCTCGAGCGGGACGAGCAGGGACGGATCGGGCGACGCACCAACCGCGCCGGTGGCACCGAGGGCGGCATGAGCAACGGCGACACGCTGCGCGTCCGGGCCGCGATGAAGCCGATCTCCACCGTCCCCCGGGCCCTCGACACCGTCGACGTGACCAACCCGGACGCGCAGGCCACGGCGATCCACCAGCGCTCCGACGTGTGCGCCGTGCCCGCCGCCGGGGTGGTCGCCGAGGCGATGGTGGCGCTGGTGCTGGCCGAGGCCTGCCTGGAGAAGTTCGGGGGCGACAGCGTCGCCGAGACCTCCCGCAACCTGCGCGGCTACCTCGACGCGATCCCGGACGCGATGCGCTCATGA